In Eucalyptus grandis isolate ANBG69807.140 chromosome 4, ASM1654582v1, whole genome shotgun sequence, the following proteins share a genomic window:
- the LOC104440913 gene encoding senescence-specific cysteine protease SAG39, translating into MALFVDRKFILVAAMVLGLYASQAWARELRELSMRERHEQWMARHGRVYKADGEKERRFMIFKNNVEFIESFNENNTRPYKLGINGFADLTNDEFKATRNGYKRSSSVSSSGPKSFRYENVTAVPSTVDWRQKGAVTPVKEQGQCGCCWAFSAVAATEGIHQLTTGNLVSLSVQQLVDCDTKGDNRGCAGGFVNAAFKFIIDNDGLTTEDNYPYEAVKGTCDAGKAESPAAKITGYEDVPSNSESALSQAVANQPVSVAIDADGSHFQFYSGGVFTGDCQTDLDHGVTVVGYGTSDDGTKYWLVKNSWGAGWGENGYIRMKRDIDAVEGLCGIAIRAAYPTA; encoded by the exons ATGGCGCTCTTTGTGGATCGTAAGTTTATCCTCGTGGCCGCAATGGTTTTGGGGCTTTACGCCTCGCAGGCATGGGCGCGCGAGCTACGCGAGCTGTCCATGCGAGAAAGACATGAACAGTGGATGGCTCGTCACGGCCGTGTGTACAAAGCCGATGGTGAGAAGGAGAGGCGTTTCATGATATTCAAGAACAATGTCGAATTCATCGAGTCTTTTAACGAGAACAATACTAGGCCTTACAAGCTAGGCATCAATGGGTTCGCAGACCTGACCAACGATGAGTTCAAGGCCACGCGAAATGGATACAAGAGGTCGTCCTCTGTGAGTTCATCCGGTCCAAAGTCCTTCAGGTATGAAAATGTGACCGCAGTTCCGTCTACCGTGGATTGGAGACAGAAAGGAGCCGTCACACCCGTTAAGGAACAAGGGCAATGCG GATGCTGTTGGGCATTTTCTGCCGTGGCGGCTACAGAAGGGATCCACCAGCTTACGACGGGAAACCTCGTGTCTTTATCTGTGCAACAACTAGTGGATTGTGACACGAAAGGTGACAATCGCGGTTGCGCAGGCGGCTTCGTCAATGCTGCTTTCAAGTTCATCATTGATAACGATGGCCTTACGACTGAAGATAATTATCCCTACGAAGCAGTCAAGGGTACTTGCGATGCGGGAAAAGCGGAATCTCCCGCTGCCAAGATCACCGGCTACGAAGATGTGCCTTCTAATAGCGAGTCGGCTCTTTCGCAGGCCGTTGCTAACCAACCAGTCTCGGTTGCCATCGACGCTGATGGAAGTCATTTTCAGTTCTACTCGGGGGGAGTTTTCACCGGCGACTGTCAGACCGATCTGGACCACGGTGTCACCGTAGTTGGGTACGGGACTAGCGACGATGGAACCAAATACTGGTTGGTTAAGAATTCGTGGGGTGCCGGATGGGGCGAGAATGGATATATAAGGATGAAAAGAGATATCGATGCCGTGGAAGGGCTATGTGGCATTGCTATAAGAGCTGCTTATCCAACTGCCTAA
- the LOC104440912 gene encoding U-box domain-containing protein 7 — protein sequence MSFSVSLPPQTPKPVPDHPRPPSSSWLRLFALLRRFLRAKTARKRPKQSSLAGRSASRRGIDDKGHVDRRGTTETEDGSATLQRAVKRIHFGSMEERRAAAAEIERLAREDTRAKKLMAELGVVQSLVAMVGINGDCARRGAIRALIELANGNHMNKALMVEAGIFQTLPSSKDAVDEQTRHEFAELLLSLSSLKGAHLLPPLESSRIIPFALSALESSGSRHETKESCLGALHNLSAALENASKLASNGVAEALLTAASASKDLAEKALAALANLAVTSPGKRALEDSPMVPESLIEVLTWEDRPKCQETSAHILMILAYQSAAQRSKMARSGIVPVLLEVALLGSALAQKRALKMLQWFKDERQTKMGPHSGPQVGRAPMGSPVHYREAREGRKMMQGLVKESLHKNMEMITRRASGAPGSPSGLKTLAISTSSKSLPGSFE from the exons atgtctttctctgtttctttacCTCCACAAACACCAAAACCTGTTCCAGATCATCCTcgtcctccttcttcttcatggcTTCGGTTATTTGCTCTCCTGAGGCGGTTCCTGCGTGCCAAAACGGCCCGGAAGCGGCCAAAGCAATCCAGCCTTGCCGGCCGCTCAGCGAGTCGTCGTGGAATCGATGACAAAGGCCATGTTGATCGCAGAGGGACCACTGAGACTGAAGACGGTTCGGCCACGTTGCAGAGAGCAGTGAAGAGAATCCACTTCGGGAGCATGGAGGAGCGGCGGGCCgcggcggcggagatcgagAGGTTGGCGAGGGAGGACACGAGGGCGAAGAAGCTGATGGCAGAGCTCGGGGTCGTACAGTCTCTGGTGGCCATGGTTGGAATCAATGGAGATTGTGCGCGACGAGGAGCGATTCGAGCTCTGATTGAGCTTGCCAATGGAAATCACAT GAACAAGGCTCTCATGGTGGAAGCAGGAATCTTTCAGACACTGCCAAGCAGCAAAGACGCAGTGGACGAACAGACAAGGCACGAATTCGCGGAGCTGCTTCTGTCGCTGTCGTCCCTGAAGGGCGCCCACTTGCTGCCCCCTCTCGAGTCGTCCCGGATCATACCCTTCGCCTTGTCCGCTCTCGAATCGTCCGGGTCGAGGCACGAGACGAAGGAGTCGTGCTTGGGGGCCCTGCACAACCTGTCCGCGGCCCTGGAGAACGCCTCGAAGCTGGCCTCGAACGGGGTGGCGGAAGCGCTCCTGACGGCGGCGTCGGCATCGAAGGATCTGGCGGAGAAGGCCCTGGCCGCGCTGGCCAACCTCGCCGTCACCTCGCCGGGGAAACGGGCCTTGGAAGATAGCCCGATGGTGCCGGAGAGCTTGATCGAGGTCCTCACGTGGGAAGACCGGCCCAAATGCCAGGAGACCTCGGCCCACATCCTGATGATCCTGGCTTACCAGAGCGCGGCCCAGCGGTCTAAGATGGCGAGGTCGGGGATCGTCCCGGTCCTCCTCGAGGTGGCCCTGCTGGGGAGCGCGCTGGCCCAGAAGCGGGCCCTGAAGATGCTCCAGTGGTTCAAGGACGAGCGGCAGACGAAGATGGGCCCGCACTCGGGCCCACAGGTGGGGAGGGCCCCGATGGGCTCGCCGGTGCATTACCGGGAGGCCCGGGAAGGGAGGAAGATGATGCAGGGGCTGGTGAAGGAGAGCCTCCACAAGAACATGGAGATGATCACAAGGAGAGCGAGTGGCGCCCCAGGCTCTCCGTCGGGGCTCAAGACCTTGGCCATTAGCACAAGCTCAAAGAGTTTGCCCGGATCTTTTGAATAA
- the LOC104440914 gene encoding uncharacterized protein YNL011C isoform X1: MCSTGASPVGGGARRKLLAIMADRCLGPSLCNRKLLLLHHHHLPTTAHFAPSSPPSSPSPSRPLAVSMASPSPPSHPTSGPEPDPTRPSLLVFSGGTAFNGVVEELKRLTTRVAHVLPVSDDGGSTAEIVRVLGGPAVGDIRSRCLRLSNESTLEALSVRRLLGHRLPHDPKLAKSEWYNVVEGDHSLWDGVSRPYRETIRAFLVYFQNEILRRPNESFCFSNGSIGNFFFAGARIFFQSLDAAIFLFSRVSEIPSESLVLPVISTNDRLTLGCELWDGTVIRGQNEISHPTTGTMEPVKKECSSCPALPSRIKRVFYLSREGTNSLHEVYPSANPAVLDQLRTVDCIVYAMGSLFTSVCPSLVLLGIGEIISSQACPKVLLLNGSHDRETSGFSASSFVTAITDALNRTYGNSNNSLENLPSQYINTLFVPKDGAIPVDIEDLATQGISNVVVVDSIHDPKVGVVYDPKSLIQALANLMGR; encoded by the exons ATGTGCTCCACGGGGGCATCTCCGGTGGGTGGTGGTGCGCGTCGCAAGCTCCTCGCGATTATGGCGGATCGCTGCTTGGGTCCCTCGCTTTGCAACAGGAAGCTCCTTctccttcatcatcatcatttgccCACCACCGCCCACTTCGCTCCTTCCTCTCCTCCCTCGTCCCCTTCGCCGTCGAGGCCTCTCGCGGTGTCCATGGCGTCTCCGTCTCCTCCCTCGCATCCCACTTCCGGCCCCgagcccgacccgacccgtccTTCCCTGCTCGTGTTCTCAG GTGGGACTGCGTTCAACGGCGTGGTCGAGGAGCTCAAGAGGTTGACCACCCGCGTCGCCCACGTCCTCCCCGTCTCCGACGACGGAGGCAGCACGGCTGAGATTGTCCGCGTCCTGG GTGGGCCAGCAGTTGGAGACATCAGGTCAAGGTGTTTGAGATTGTCGAATGAGAGCACTTTGGAGGCCCTTTCCGTTCGAAGATTACTGGGTCATCGCTTGCCACATGATCCGAAGCTAGCCAAGTCAGAATG GTATAATGTTGTCGAAGGAGATCATTCCTTGTGGGATGGTGTTTCAAGACCCTATCGGGAAACAATTAGAGCTTTTCTAGTTTACTTTCAGAATGAG ATCCTTCGGCGTCCTAAtgaatcattttgttttagCAATGGCAG CATTGGGAATTTTTTCTTTGCAGGAGCTCGCATATTTTTTCAGTCTTTAGATGCTgcaattttcttgttttcacgTGTCTCAGAGATTCCATCAGAAAGCTTGGTTCTCCCAGTGATTTCTACCAATGACAGGCTCACCCTGGGATGTGAATTATGG GATGGTACTGTCATTCGTGGTCAGAATGAAATTTCTCATCCAACCACAGGGACAATGGAACCTGTCAAGAAG GAATGCTCTTCATGTCCTGCGCTTCCTTCAAGAATAAAACGAGTATTTTACCTGTCAAGAGAAGGCACAAATTCTTTGCATGAG GTTTACCCCTCAGCCAATCCGGCTGTTCTGGACCAGCTGAGAACTGTTGATTGCATTGTTTATGCCATGGGATCTCTTTTCACGTCAGTTTGTCCTTCACTG GTGCTATTAGGGATTGgagagattatttcttcccAGGCATGTCCCAAG GTGCTACTATTGAATGGTTCCCATGATCGAGAGACAAGTGGCTTTTCTGCTTCAAGCTTTGTAACTGCCATTACGGATGCCCTAAATCGGACTTATGGGAATTCCAATAATTCTCTTGAAAATCTC CCGAGTCAGTACATTAATACACTTTTTGTGCCAAAAGATGGTGCAATTCCAGTGGACATTGAAGACTTGGCTACTCAAGGAATTTCAAATGTG GTAGTTGTTGATTCCATACATGATCCAAAGGTTGGGGTTGTCTATGACCCGAAGTCCTTGATTCAGGCTCTTGCCAATTTGATGGGCAGATAA
- the LOC104440914 gene encoding uncharacterized protein YNL011C isoform X2, translated as MCSTGASPVGGGARRKLLAIMADRCLGPSLCNRKLLLLHHHHLPTTAHFAPSSPPSSPSPSRPLAVSMASPSPPSHPTSGPEPDPTRPSLLVFSGGTAFNGVVEELKRLTTRVAHVLPVSDDGGSTAEIVRVLGGPAVGDIRSRCLRLSNESTLEALSVRRLLGHRLPHDPKLAKSEWYNVVEGDHSLWDGVSRPYRETIRAFLVYFQNEILRRPNESFCFSNGSIGNFFFAGARIFFQSLDAAIFLFSRVSEIPSESLVLPVISTNDRLTLGCELWDGTVIRGQNEISHPTTGTMEPVKKECSSCPALPSRIKRVFYLSREGTNSLHEVYPSANPAVLDQLRTVDCIVYAMGSLFTSVCPSLVLLGIGEIISSQACPKVLLLNGSHDRETSGFSASSFVTAITDALNRTYGNSNNSLENLKQIAYLTFSGDTSTF; from the exons ATGTGCTCCACGGGGGCATCTCCGGTGGGTGGTGGTGCGCGTCGCAAGCTCCTCGCGATTATGGCGGATCGCTGCTTGGGTCCCTCGCTTTGCAACAGGAAGCTCCTTctccttcatcatcatcatttgccCACCACCGCCCACTTCGCTCCTTCCTCTCCTCCCTCGTCCCCTTCGCCGTCGAGGCCTCTCGCGGTGTCCATGGCGTCTCCGTCTCCTCCCTCGCATCCCACTTCCGGCCCCgagcccgacccgacccgtccTTCCCTGCTCGTGTTCTCAG GTGGGACTGCGTTCAACGGCGTGGTCGAGGAGCTCAAGAGGTTGACCACCCGCGTCGCCCACGTCCTCCCCGTCTCCGACGACGGAGGCAGCACGGCTGAGATTGTCCGCGTCCTGG GTGGGCCAGCAGTTGGAGACATCAGGTCAAGGTGTTTGAGATTGTCGAATGAGAGCACTTTGGAGGCCCTTTCCGTTCGAAGATTACTGGGTCATCGCTTGCCACATGATCCGAAGCTAGCCAAGTCAGAATG GTATAATGTTGTCGAAGGAGATCATTCCTTGTGGGATGGTGTTTCAAGACCCTATCGGGAAACAATTAGAGCTTTTCTAGTTTACTTTCAGAATGAG ATCCTTCGGCGTCCTAAtgaatcattttgttttagCAATGGCAG CATTGGGAATTTTTTCTTTGCAGGAGCTCGCATATTTTTTCAGTCTTTAGATGCTgcaattttcttgttttcacgTGTCTCAGAGATTCCATCAGAAAGCTTGGTTCTCCCAGTGATTTCTACCAATGACAGGCTCACCCTGGGATGTGAATTATGG GATGGTACTGTCATTCGTGGTCAGAATGAAATTTCTCATCCAACCACAGGGACAATGGAACCTGTCAAGAAG GAATGCTCTTCATGTCCTGCGCTTCCTTCAAGAATAAAACGAGTATTTTACCTGTCAAGAGAAGGCACAAATTCTTTGCATGAG GTTTACCCCTCAGCCAATCCGGCTGTTCTGGACCAGCTGAGAACTGTTGATTGCATTGTTTATGCCATGGGATCTCTTTTCACGTCAGTTTGTCCTTCACTG GTGCTATTAGGGATTGgagagattatttcttcccAGGCATGTCCCAAG GTGCTACTATTGAATGGTTCCCATGATCGAGAGACAAGTGGCTTTTCTGCTTCAAGCTTTGTAACTGCCATTACGGATGCCCTAAATCGGACTTATGGGAATTCCAATAATTCTCTTGAAAATCTC AAACAGATAGCATATTTGACTTTTTCTGGAGATACTTCCACATTTTGA